In the genome of Longimicrobium terrae, one region contains:
- a CDS encoding circadian clock KaiB family protein, with the protein MTLPVTIRLVLYVAGDTPRTRSARDTLAWMQGGGVREPVEAEIVDVLDQPDRADAARVLLTPTLVREHPLPARRVVGDLGAGRRVAEALGLSPSTPTETRP; encoded by the coding sequence GTGACCCTTCCGGTGACCATTCGCCTTGTCCTGTACGTGGCTGGTGACACGCCGCGCACCCGTTCCGCGCGCGACACGCTCGCGTGGATGCAGGGCGGGGGTGTGCGCGAGCCGGTAGAGGCGGAGATCGTGGACGTTCTGGACCAGCCGGACCGGGCAGACGCCGCGCGCGTGCTGCTGACCCCTACGCTGGTGCGCGAGCATCCGCTCCCCGCCCGGCGCGTGGTGGGCGACCTTGGCGCCGGGCGGCGCGTGGCCGAAGCCCTGGGCCTTTCCCCCTCCACCCCGACGGAGACCCGTCCATGA
- the kaiC gene encoding circadian clock protein KaiC, translated as MSSPRNAEPLPFPKLPTGIEDFDIIAEGGLPRGRTTLIGGTAGSGKTIFAAQFLASAIQQGESGVFVTFEESPDELSRNLAAFGWDVPQWERDGKWAYVDGSPDEDATEVVGEFDLSAMLVRITRALEATGARRVSIDSVNALFSRLPQPERLRAELYRVSRALRDLGVTTIVTSERTDDYGEVSRHGIEEFVADNVVLLRNTLHEERRRRTVEIVKFRGTNHQRGEFPFTIAAERGVVVLPLSAMQLTQRSSEERVTSGVEGLDEMLGGGYFRDSVILLSGATGAGKTLTVTHFIDGGHRAGDRSLLFAFEESREQLIRNARGWGVDFETMEREGSLKIIPVYPHAMPIEDHLLRMRWAIEEFRPNRVVVDSLSALERISSMRSFREFILGLTSMLKHRETAGMLTSTATSISGGPSVTEKHISTLTDTILLLRYVETFGQLKRGLLVLKMRGSAHDTSIREYTIDGNGMHLGEPFRNTSGILSGNITHMGHDDASTVASGESA; from the coding sequence ATGAGCAGCCCGCGCAATGCCGAGCCGCTGCCGTTTCCCAAGCTGCCCACCGGCATCGAGGACTTCGACATCATTGCCGAAGGCGGGCTGCCGCGGGGGCGTACCACGCTCATCGGAGGGACGGCGGGGAGCGGAAAGACCATCTTTGCCGCCCAGTTCCTGGCCTCCGCCATCCAGCAGGGCGAGTCGGGCGTGTTCGTGACGTTCGAGGAAAGCCCGGATGAACTGTCGCGCAACCTGGCGGCCTTCGGCTGGGACGTGCCGCAGTGGGAGCGGGATGGCAAGTGGGCGTACGTGGACGGCTCGCCCGACGAGGACGCCACCGAAGTGGTGGGCGAGTTCGACCTCAGCGCCATGCTCGTGCGCATCACCCGCGCGCTGGAAGCCACCGGCGCGCGGCGCGTTTCCATCGACTCGGTGAACGCGCTCTTTTCGCGCCTGCCGCAGCCGGAGCGGCTGCGGGCCGAGCTGTACCGCGTGAGCCGCGCGCTGCGCGACCTGGGCGTCACCACCATCGTCACCTCCGAGCGCACGGACGACTACGGCGAGGTGTCGCGCCACGGCATCGAGGAGTTCGTGGCCGACAACGTCGTCCTCCTGCGCAACACGCTGCACGAGGAGCGCAGGCGGCGCACGGTGGAGATCGTCAAGTTCCGCGGCACCAACCACCAGCGCGGCGAGTTTCCCTTCACCATCGCGGCGGAGCGCGGGGTGGTGGTGCTCCCCCTTTCCGCCATGCAGCTCACCCAGCGCTCCAGCGAGGAGCGGGTGACCAGCGGGGTGGAGGGGCTGGACGAGATGCTGGGCGGCGGCTACTTCCGCGACAGCGTCATCCTCCTTTCCGGCGCGACGGGCGCGGGCAAGACGCTCACCGTCACGCACTTCATCGACGGCGGGCACCGCGCGGGCGACCGGTCGCTCCTGTTCGCCTTCGAGGAAAGCCGCGAGCAGCTGATCCGCAACGCGCGCGGGTGGGGCGTGGACTTCGAGACGATGGAGCGCGAGGGGTCGCTCAAGATCATCCCCGTGTATCCCCACGCCATGCCCATCGAAGACCACCTGCTGCGGATGCGCTGGGCCATCGAGGAGTTCCGCCCCAACCGCGTGGTGGTGGACAGCCTGTCGGCGCTGGAGCGCATCAGCTCCATGCGCAGCTTCCGGGAGTTCATCCTGGGGCTCACCAGCATGCTCAAGCACCGCGAAACGGCGGGAATGCTCACGTCCACCGCCACCAGCATCAGCGGCGGGCCGTCGGTGACGGAAAAGCACATCAGCACGCTGACGGATACCATCCTGCTGCTGCGCTACGTGGAAACGTTCGGCCAGCTCAAGCGCGGGCTGCTGGTGCTCAAGATGCGCGGGTCGGCCCACGACACCAGCATCCGCGAGTACACCATCGACGGCAACGGCATGCACCTGGGCGAGCCGTTCCGCAACACCAGCGGCATTCTGTCCGGCAACATCACGCACATGGGGCACGACGACGCCAGCACCGTGGCGAGTGGAGAAAGCGCGTGA